A genomic window from Streptomyces brevispora includes:
- a CDS encoding sensor histidine kinase produces MDTPHGRTRAALLAAGRGLVLSFSSIVGSVTLFVLAVTSIAFIPLGIGLVTTPYVLSAVRTHANQRRLLAITWSNVRIPVPYRPFPKDVRGGFTGQVERTGVLLKDPATWRDLQWLLVDMTAGYVVSILAAALMVYPVEGFVLAAGLWRVFTDDRYWYGFVPVDSQATGLAAAALGVAVFATGVLLSERLLRAHFVIARSVLAPTHEQELALRIDRLTETRHEAVDTAASELRRIERDLHDGAQARLVAMGMNLGTVEALIEKDPAQAKKLLAMARESSAEALTELRDLVRGIHPPVLAERGLGDAVKALALRTPVGTEVDVELSGRAEAPVESAAYFAVSELLTNAAKHSGADRIWVDLHDAEGMLRISVTDNGKGGAAIGSGSGLSGVERRLGTFDGIMAVSSPAGGPTMVTMEIPCELS; encoded by the coding sequence ATGGACACGCCGCACGGACGGACGAGGGCCGCGCTGCTGGCCGCTGGGCGCGGGCTGGTGCTGTCGTTCTCCTCGATCGTGGGGTCGGTCACGCTGTTCGTGCTGGCGGTGACCTCCATCGCCTTCATCCCGCTGGGAATCGGCCTGGTCACCACCCCGTACGTGCTGTCGGCGGTCCGCACGCACGCCAATCAGCGCCGGCTGCTGGCGATCACCTGGTCGAACGTCCGTATCCCGGTCCCGTACCGGCCCTTCCCGAAGGATGTGCGCGGCGGGTTCACCGGGCAGGTGGAGCGGACCGGGGTGCTGCTGAAGGACCCGGCGACCTGGCGGGACCTGCAGTGGCTCCTGGTCGACATGACGGCCGGCTATGTGGTGTCGATCCTGGCGGCGGCGCTGATGGTCTACCCGGTGGAGGGTTTCGTCCTGGCGGCGGGGCTGTGGCGGGTCTTCACGGACGACCGGTACTGGTACGGGTTCGTGCCCGTGGACAGTCAGGCGACGGGGCTCGCCGCCGCCGCGCTCGGGGTGGCGGTCTTCGCGACCGGGGTGCTGCTGAGCGAGCGGCTGCTGCGCGCGCACTTCGTGATCGCCCGCTCGGTGCTGGCCCCCACCCATGAGCAGGAACTGGCCCTGCGCATCGACCGGTTGACGGAGACCCGGCACGAGGCGGTCGACACCGCCGCGTCGGAGCTGCGGCGCATCGAGCGCGATCTGCACGACGGGGCGCAGGCCCGGCTGGTCGCCATGGGCATGAATCTGGGCACCGTCGAGGCGCTGATCGAGAAGGACCCGGCGCAGGCGAAGAAGCTCCTGGCGATGGCCCGCGAGTCGTCCGCGGAGGCGCTCACGGAGCTGCGCGATCTCGTACGGGGCATTCATCCGCCGGTCCTCGCCGAGCGCGGGCTCGGGGACGCGGTCAAGGCGCTGGCGCTGCGGACGCCCGTCGGGACCGAGGTGGACGTGGAGCTGAGCGGTCGCGCGGAGGCCCCCGTGGAGTCGGCCGCGTACTTCGCGGTCAGCGAGCTGCTGACGAACGCCGCGAAGCACTCGGGTGCGGACCGGATCTGGGTGGATCTGCACGATGCCGAGGGGATGCTGAGGATCTCCGTCACGGACAACGGGAAGGGCGGTGCGGCGATCGGATCGGGCTCGGGCCTGAGCGGGGTGGAACGCCGACTCGGTACATTCGACGGCATCATGGCCGTCAGCAGCCCCGCGGGCGGTCCCACCATGGTGACCATGGAGATCCCTTGCGAGTTGTCCTAG
- a CDS encoding 5-carboxymethyl-2-hydroxymuconate Delta-isomerase, with translation MPQITVDYSAHLDETFDHHGFAGALHPLIAETVTTKIAACKTRFRRVEETAVADAPDGDAIVHVEIALLAGRTPEIKARLTESVVELLAGHIEPTDGLTLHLSAETRDLDPSYRKN, from the coding sequence ATGCCGCAGATCACCGTCGACTACTCCGCCCATCTCGACGAGACCTTCGACCACCACGGCTTCGCGGGGGCGCTGCACCCGCTGATCGCCGAGACGGTCACCACGAAGATCGCCGCCTGCAAGACGCGCTTCCGCCGGGTCGAGGAGACAGCGGTGGCGGACGCCCCCGACGGCGACGCGATCGTCCACGTCGAGATCGCGCTGCTGGCCGGCCGCACCCCGGAGATCAAGGCGCGGCTCACCGAATCCGTCGTGGAACTGCTGGCCGGCCACATCGAGCCGACCGACGGGCTGACCCTCCACCTCTCGGCCGAGACCCGCGACCTGGACCCCTCCTACCGCAAGAACTGA
- a CDS encoding MMPL family transporter: protein MRLNLAARIGVWSAHHRKTAILGWLLFVVLAAGIGGASGMVEMTNAENGAGDSARAEQILSDAGLSHRAGELVMVSSAAPDGWRAAARELTAALGETGEVTGLAAPVASKDGKDALIAFEMKGDAATASDRVQPVLDAVAGVQEKRTDITVHQFGDASAGKWLGDLLTDDFKKAEFTAVPLALGILLVAFGAVVAALLPVGLALTACLAAFGLLSLASHQLHLFQTTYSVMFLMGFAVGVDYCLFYLRRERDERAAGRDAETALRIAAATSGRSVLVSGLTVMVAMAGMFLSGLLLFKGFAVATIIVVFIAMMGSVTVLPALLSWLGDRIDAGRVPLLNRRGKRATRDVAGTRGTQQSGGIAGKLLRPVLARPRFFAAASVVVLLVLAAPALGMKTEELGLEKQFGSDSQLAVAYRHISEAFPGGPAPAQVVVEAEDIEAPGVRKALDGFDKVTVHRAQNVAEIEVPLPHGKSDLTELREKRLPAAFDGTGARAYVTGETAGSTDFNDQLKRGILPVFLFITAVTFLLMLFCFRSYVIAVTAILLNLLSVAAAYGVMVAVFQHGWGASLIGSEGVGAIESWMPLFVLVVLFGLSMDYHVFVVSRIREAHGRGLSTPAAIDEGIRRTAGAVTGAAVIMVAVFAVFGTLSMQDMQQMGVGLAVAVLLDATIVRMVLLPSVMALLGERNWRTPRALSRLPVMDHGEPEPGLAAAPAETAGTVGVAGTAPRG from the coding sequence ATGAGGCTCAATCTCGCGGCACGTATCGGTGTGTGGAGCGCACACCATCGCAAGACGGCCATTCTCGGCTGGCTGCTCTTCGTCGTGCTCGCCGCGGGCATCGGCGGGGCGTCGGGCATGGTCGAGATGACCAACGCCGAGAACGGTGCGGGGGACTCGGCGCGGGCCGAGCAGATCCTCTCCGACGCCGGCCTCAGCCACCGGGCGGGCGAGCTGGTCATGGTGTCGTCGGCCGCACCGGACGGCTGGCGGGCCGCGGCCCGGGAGCTGACCGCGGCCCTCGGGGAGACCGGAGAGGTGACGGGCCTCGCGGCCCCGGTCGCCTCCAAGGACGGCAAGGACGCACTGATCGCCTTCGAGATGAAGGGGGACGCCGCCACCGCGTCCGACCGGGTGCAGCCCGTCCTGGACGCCGTCGCCGGGGTCCAGGAGAAACGGACGGACATCACGGTCCACCAGTTCGGCGACGCCAGCGCCGGGAAGTGGCTCGGCGACCTGCTCACCGACGACTTCAAGAAGGCCGAGTTCACCGCAGTACCCCTGGCCCTGGGCATTCTGCTGGTCGCCTTCGGCGCCGTCGTCGCGGCCCTGCTGCCCGTCGGGCTCGCGCTCACCGCCTGCCTGGCCGCCTTCGGTCTGCTCTCGCTCGCCAGCCACCAGCTGCACCTCTTCCAGACCACGTACTCCGTGATGTTCCTGATGGGCTTCGCCGTCGGCGTCGACTACTGCCTCTTCTACCTGCGGCGCGAGCGCGACGAGCGGGCGGCGGGACGCGATGCCGAGACGGCGCTGCGGATCGCGGCGGCCACCAGCGGCCGCTCCGTCCTGGTGTCCGGGCTGACCGTCATGGTCGCGATGGCCGGCATGTTCCTGTCCGGGCTGCTGCTGTTCAAGGGCTTCGCCGTCGCCACGATCATCGTCGTCTTCATCGCCATGATGGGCTCCGTGACGGTACTGCCCGCCCTGCTCTCCTGGCTGGGCGACCGGATCGACGCGGGCCGGGTGCCGCTGCTGAACCGGCGCGGCAAGCGCGCTACCCGGGATGTTGCGGGTACTCGCGGTACGCAGCAGAGCGGCGGGATCGCCGGGAAGCTGCTGCGGCCCGTCCTGGCCAGGCCGAGGTTCTTCGCCGCCGCCTCGGTCGTCGTCCTGCTCGTGCTCGCCGCGCCGGCCCTCGGTATGAAGACCGAGGAGCTGGGCCTGGAGAAGCAGTTCGGCTCGGACTCCCAGCTGGCGGTCGCCTACCGCCACATCAGCGAGGCCTTCCCCGGCGGCCCCGCCCCGGCCCAGGTGGTCGTCGAGGCGGAGGACATCGAGGCGCCCGGCGTACGCAAGGCACTCGACGGCTTCGACAAGGTGACCGTCCACCGGGCACAGAACGTGGCGGAGATCGAGGTCCCACTGCCCCACGGCAAGAGCGATCTGACCGAACTGCGCGAGAAGCGGCTGCCGGCCGCGTTCGACGGGACCGGCGCCCGTGCGTATGTGACCGGTGAGACGGCAGGGTCCACGGACTTCAACGACCAGCTGAAGCGCGGCATCCTGCCCGTGTTCCTCTTCATCACCGCGGTGACCTTCCTGCTGATGCTGTTCTGCTTCCGCAGTTACGTCATCGCCGTGACCGCGATCCTGCTCAACCTGCTCTCGGTGGCCGCCGCGTACGGAGTGATGGTCGCCGTCTTCCAGCACGGCTGGGGCGCCTCACTGATCGGCTCGGAGGGCGTCGGCGCGATCGAGTCCTGGATGCCGCTGTTCGTCCTCGTCGTCCTGTTCGGGCTCTCGATGGACTACCACGTCTTCGTGGTCTCCCGGATCCGCGAGGCCCACGGCCGCGGGCTCTCCACCCCGGCCGCGATCGACGAGGGCATCCGGCGGACGGCGGGTGCGGTGACCGGCGCCGCCGTGATCATGGTGGCGGTGTTCGCGGTCTTCGGGACGCTGTCCATGCAGGACATGCAGCAGATGGGCGTCGGCCTGGCCGTCGCGGTGCTGCTGGACGCGACGATCGTACGAATGGTGCTGCTGCCCTCCGTGATGGCGCTGCTCGGCGAGCGGAACTGGCGCACCCCGCGCGCACTTTCCCGGCTGCCCGTCATGGACCACGGCGAGCCCGAGCCCGGCCTCGCGGCGGCCCCGGCGGAAACGGCGGGCACGGTGGGAGTCGCGGGCACGGCACCGCGCGGCTGA
- a CDS encoding MarR family winged helix-turn-helix transcriptional regulator produces the protein MAERGRGPASGGAGGGGAGGGAGFELPLLLFAGFRSIIDDLHRELAEQGHPEVRPAYGYALQAVGLDGATASEIGRRLGVSKQAAGKTVERLEGLGYVERADDPQDGRRKLVRLSPRGIDVLARSAAGFDRVRAQWVRVLGAERVAALESDLRTVAAADSFRLDASSWFNG, from the coding sequence ATGGCTGAGCGTGGGAGAGGGCCCGCTTCGGGCGGCGCCGGCGGCGGTGGCGCCGGGGGCGGTGCGGGCTTCGAGCTGCCGCTGCTGCTGTTTGCCGGCTTCCGGTCGATCATCGACGACCTGCACCGCGAGCTGGCCGAACAGGGCCACCCCGAGGTGCGGCCCGCGTACGGCTACGCGCTCCAGGCAGTGGGCCTCGACGGGGCGACCGCGAGCGAGATCGGCCGACGGCTCGGGGTCTCCAAACAGGCCGCCGGGAAGACGGTCGAGCGGCTCGAAGGTCTCGGCTACGTCGAGCGCGCCGACGATCCGCAGGACGGCCGCCGCAAACTGGTCCGGCTCTCCCCGCGCGGGATCGACGTGCTGGCACGCTCGGCCGCGGGCTTCGACCGGGTGCGCGCGCAATGGGTCCGGGTGCTCGGCGCCGAACGGGTCGCCGCACTGGAGTCCGACCTGCGCACCGTGGCCGCCGCGGACTCCTTCCGTCTCGACGCGTCGAGCTGGTTCAACGGCTGA
- a CDS encoding ATP-binding protein: protein MASYIPEETTSFVGRKAELGRIERALATRRLTTLTGAGGVGKTRLAVRAARHAEPGYRDGTWWAALAPLHDDGLLLATVSDAVGLSDHTLRMPMDVLCEWLVDKQLLLVLDSCEHLRPACAHLLGEILTTSPGLTVLATSRQPLGIRGERLVEVEPLPVDGAADALTLFRERATTARPGTAFEEPGTAAAAAEICRRLEGIPLAIELAAAGTGRHTVEQIALRIGSRLDLLTDASLRPQRHRTLRTTIGWSHELCTPLERLLWARLAVLRGDFDEAAAREVCAGGPLTGDGVRTALRGLVAKSVVVRDGVRHRMLDTIREYGRMWLAELGEERAAADRHAACFLQLARSAHAGWTGDDQISWYHRIADSHADLCAALDHLLAHDTAAAQEMAGRIGFFWCCCGHLPQTRGYAQRALDAGPAQGPHRTRALWVLGICVMLQGDYPAAERIGEECVRAAADDGSGEGVLAAAYLRGLTHLMVGRPELSLREADRVLRSTEACTPLESAYRLRCHLITVFALTGLGRLDEAAEAAVVLRAACAALDECWTRSYVDYQLALISLLQGHAEAAAAHARSMLTGKHRLRDSFGIALGLDILAAAVAAQGEGAHAARVYGTGQVYWRMVGHPQRGTPELGPLREACERQARAAVGDAAYQRAFDRGRADSAEAGLALALHGERLT from the coding sequence ATGGCCAGCTACATCCCCGAGGAGACCACGAGCTTTGTCGGACGGAAGGCGGAGCTGGGCAGGATCGAACGCGCCCTCGCCACCCGCCGGCTGACCACGCTCACCGGCGCCGGCGGGGTCGGCAAGACCCGTCTCGCGGTCCGCGCGGCCCGCCATGCGGAACCCGGATACCGCGACGGCACCTGGTGGGCCGCCCTCGCCCCGCTCCACGACGACGGACTGCTCCTCGCCACCGTCTCCGACGCCGTCGGGCTCAGCGACCACACCCTGCGGATGCCGATGGACGTGCTGTGCGAGTGGCTCGTCGACAAACAGCTGCTGCTCGTCCTGGACTCCTGCGAACACCTTCGCCCCGCCTGCGCCCACCTCCTCGGCGAGATCCTCACCACCTCACCCGGGCTCACGGTCCTCGCCACCAGCAGGCAGCCCCTCGGCATCAGGGGCGAGCGGCTCGTCGAGGTGGAGCCGCTGCCCGTCGACGGCGCCGCCGACGCCCTCACCCTGTTCCGCGAACGGGCCACCACGGCCCGACCGGGCACCGCGTTCGAGGAACCGGGCACCGCCGCGGCGGCCGCCGAGATCTGCCGCCGCCTGGAAGGCATCCCGCTCGCCATCGAACTCGCGGCGGCGGGCACCGGCCGACACACAGTCGAGCAGATCGCCCTGCGCATCGGCTCCCGCCTCGATCTGCTCACCGACGCGTCGCTCCGGCCGCAGCGCCACCGCACCCTGCGCACCACCATCGGCTGGAGCCACGAACTGTGCACCCCGCTGGAACGGCTCCTCTGGGCCCGGCTGGCCGTGCTGCGCGGCGACTTCGACGAGGCCGCCGCCCGTGAGGTCTGCGCCGGGGGACCGCTCACCGGGGACGGGGTCCGCACGGCACTGCGCGGCCTGGTCGCCAAGTCGGTCGTCGTGCGCGACGGAGTACGCCACCGCATGCTGGACACCATCCGTGAGTACGGCCGGATGTGGCTGGCCGAACTGGGCGAGGAACGCGCCGCGGCCGACCGGCACGCCGCCTGCTTCCTGCAACTGGCCCGCAGCGCCCACGCGGGCTGGACCGGCGACGACCAGATCAGCTGGTACCACCGCATCGCCGACTCGCACGCCGACCTGTGCGCGGCCCTTGACCACCTGCTCGCGCACGACACCGCCGCCGCCCAGGAGATGGCCGGCCGGATCGGCTTCTTCTGGTGCTGCTGCGGCCACCTCCCGCAGACCCGCGGCTACGCACAGCGCGCCCTGGACGCCGGCCCGGCACAGGGCCCGCACCGCACCCGGGCCCTGTGGGTGCTCGGCATCTGCGTGATGCTCCAGGGCGACTACCCGGCCGCCGAACGGATCGGTGAGGAATGCGTACGGGCGGCGGCCGACGACGGGTCCGGCGAAGGTGTCCTCGCCGCCGCGTATCTGCGCGGCCTCACCCATCTGATGGTCGGCCGGCCGGAGCTGAGCTTGCGCGAGGCGGACCGGGTGCTGCGCAGCACCGAGGCCTGCACCCCGCTCGAATCGGCCTACCGGCTGCGCTGCCACCTGATCACCGTCTTCGCCCTCACCGGCCTCGGCCGCCTGGACGAGGCGGCCGAGGCCGCGGTCGTCCTGCGCGCTGCCTGCGCGGCCCTCGACGAGTGCTGGACCCGCAGCTACGTCGACTACCAGCTCGCCCTGATCTCCCTGCTCCAGGGGCACGCCGAGGCGGCCGCCGCGCACGCCCGGTCCATGCTCACCGGCAAGCACCGGCTCCGCGACAGCTTCGGCATCGCACTCGGCCTGGACATCCTGGCCGCCGCGGTCGCCGCCCAGGGCGAGGGCGCCCACGCCGCCCGGGTGTACGGCACCGGACAGGTCTACTGGCGGATGGTCGGCCACCCGCAGCGCGGCACCCCGGAGCTGGGCCCGCTGCGCGAGGCCTGCGAACGCCAGGCCCGCGCGGCCGTCGGCGACGCCGCCTACCAGCGGGCCTTCGACCGGGGCCGGGCGGACAGCGCGGAGGCGGGCCTGGCGCTCGCACTCCACGGCGAACGGCTCACATAG
- the glnII gene encoding glutamine synthetase encodes MTFKAEYIWIDGTEPTAKLRSKTKIMPGSPSSDVAELPLWGFDGSSTNQAEGHASDRVLKPVFICPDPIRGGDDVLVLCEVFNIDMTPHESNTRAALRPLAEQFGGQEPIFGIEQEYTFFDGHRPLGFPEGGFPAAQGGYYCGVGADEIFGRDIVEKHLDNCLKAGLGISGINAEVMPGQWEFQVGPLAPLEVSDQLWTARWLLYRTAEDFNVSATLDPKPVKGDWNGAGAHTNFSTKAMREGYDAIITACESLGEGSKPMDHVKHYGAGIDDRLTGLHETAPWNEYSYGVSNRGASVRIPWQVEQDQKGYIEDRRPNANVDPYVVTRLIVETCCTALEKAGQV; translated from the coding sequence GTGACGTTCAAGGCTGAGTACATCTGGATCGACGGCACCGAGCCGACCGCCAAGCTCCGCTCCAAGACGAAGATCATGCCCGGTTCCCCGTCGTCCGACGTGGCGGAGCTGCCCCTCTGGGGTTTCGACGGGTCGAGCACCAACCAGGCCGAGGGCCACGCCTCCGACCGGGTGCTGAAGCCGGTCTTCATCTGCCCGGACCCGATCCGCGGGGGTGACGACGTCCTGGTCCTGTGCGAGGTCTTCAACATCGACATGACCCCGCACGAGTCCAACACGCGTGCCGCACTGCGCCCGCTCGCCGAGCAGTTCGGCGGCCAGGAGCCGATCTTCGGCATCGAGCAGGAGTACACCTTCTTCGACGGCCACCGGCCGCTCGGCTTCCCCGAGGGCGGCTTCCCGGCCGCGCAGGGCGGCTACTACTGCGGTGTCGGCGCCGACGAGATCTTCGGCCGCGACATCGTCGAGAAGCACCTCGACAACTGTCTGAAGGCGGGGCTGGGCATCTCCGGCATCAACGCCGAGGTCATGCCCGGCCAGTGGGAGTTCCAGGTGGGCCCGCTGGCCCCGCTGGAGGTCTCCGACCAGCTGTGGACGGCCCGCTGGCTGCTCTACCGCACCGCCGAGGACTTCAACGTCTCCGCGACCCTCGACCCGAAGCCGGTCAAGGGCGACTGGAACGGCGCGGGCGCACACACCAACTTCTCCACCAAGGCGATGCGCGAGGGCTACGACGCGATCATCACCGCGTGCGAGTCGCTGGGCGAGGGCTCGAAGCCGATGGACCACGTCAAGCACTACGGCGCGGGCATCGACGACCGGCTGACCGGTCTGCACGAGACCGCCCCGTGGAACGAGTACAGCTACGGCGTCTCCAACCGCGGCGCCTCGGTGCGTATCCCGTGGCAGGTCGAGCAGGACCAGAAGGGTTACATCGAGGACCGCCGCCCGAACGCCAACGTCGACCCGTATGTCGTCACGCGGCTGATCGTCGAGACCTGCTGCACCGCACTGGAGAAGGCCGGCCAGGTCTGA
- a CDS encoding response regulator transcription factor, which produces MRVVLAEDLFLLRDGLVRMLEAYDFEIAAAVETGPELTRALAELKPDVAVVDVRLPPSHTDEGLQCALAARRARPGLPVLVLSQHVEQLYARELLADGNGAIGYLLKDRVFDADQFIDAVRRVAAGGTAMDPQVISQLLSRRSQDKPMGGLTPREREVMEQMAQGRSNAAIASHMVITERAVAKHTSNIFGKLGLPPSDDDNRRVLAVLAYLDRG; this is translated from the coding sequence TTGCGAGTTGTCCTAGCCGAAGATCTCTTCCTGTTGCGCGACGGCCTGGTGCGCATGCTGGAGGCGTACGACTTCGAGATCGCGGCCGCCGTCGAGACGGGACCGGAACTGACCAGAGCACTCGCCGAGTTGAAGCCGGACGTCGCCGTCGTCGACGTCCGGCTTCCGCCGTCCCACACGGACGAGGGGCTGCAGTGCGCGCTGGCGGCCCGGCGGGCCAGGCCGGGCCTGCCGGTGCTGGTGCTCTCCCAGCACGTCGAGCAGTTGTACGCGCGTGAGCTGCTGGCGGACGGCAACGGCGCCATCGGCTATCTGCTCAAGGACCGGGTCTTCGACGCCGACCAGTTCATCGACGCGGTCCGCCGGGTCGCGGCGGGCGGCACCGCGATGGACCCGCAGGTGATCTCGCAACTGCTGTCGCGGCGTTCGCAGGACAAGCCGATGGGCGGGCTGACGCCGCGCGAGCGGGAGGTCATGGAGCAGATGGCCCAGGGCCGTTCGAACGCGGCGATCGCCTCGCACATGGTGATCACGGAGAGGGCGGTGGCCAAGCACACCTCGAACATCTTCGGGAAGCTCGGCCTGCCGCCCTCCGACGACGACAACCGCCGCGTTCTCGCGGTACTAGCGTATCTCGACCGGGGTTAG
- a CDS encoding TetR/AcrR family transcriptional regulator, which translates to MTTGVRRRMGVEERRQQLIGVALELFSHRSPDEVSIDEIAAAAGISRPLVYHYFPGKQSLYEAALRRAADELATRFLEPREGPLGARLLRVMGRFFDFVDEHGPGFAALMRGGPAVGSSTTTAMIDGVRQAACEQILNHLGVQEPPPRLELVVRSWVSLAESTALIWLDGRRIPRAELEMQLVHDFAALTAVSAAYNEEMAGIMLRALAQEPADGPFGDLLVRLSALAPAMAAVPPQRLR; encoded by the coding sequence ATGACGACCGGGGTACGGCGCAGGATGGGCGTCGAGGAGCGCAGACAGCAGCTGATCGGTGTCGCGCTGGAGTTGTTCAGTCACCGGTCCCCGGACGAGGTGTCGATCGACGAGATCGCCGCCGCTGCCGGGATCTCACGGCCACTGGTCTACCACTACTTCCCGGGCAAGCAGAGCCTGTACGAGGCGGCGTTGCGGCGGGCGGCCGACGAGCTGGCGACCCGGTTCCTGGAGCCGCGCGAAGGTCCCCTGGGCGCACGGCTGTTGCGGGTGATGGGGCGGTTCTTCGACTTCGTCGACGAGCACGGTCCGGGCTTCGCCGCACTGATGCGGGGCGGCCCGGCCGTGGGGTCGTCGACGACGACCGCGATGATCGACGGGGTGCGGCAGGCGGCCTGCGAGCAGATCCTGAACCACCTGGGGGTCCAGGAGCCGCCGCCCCGGCTGGAGTTGGTCGTACGGTCATGGGTGTCGCTCGCCGAGTCGACGGCCCTGATATGGCTGGACGGCCGGCGTATCCCGCGCGCGGAGCTGGAGATGCAGCTGGTGCACGACTTCGCGGCGCTGACGGCCGTGAGTGCCGCGTACAACGAGGAGATGGCGGGCATCATGCTGCGGGCCCTCGCGCAGGAGCCGGCGGACGGGCCGTTCGGAGACCTGCTGGTGCGGCTGTCCGCGCTGGCGCCCGCCATGGCCGCCGTGCCCCCGCAGCGGCTGCGGTAG
- a CDS encoding winged helix-turn-helix domain-containing protein → MANTRTYSTAAAASAAQAATAAATPPRPSSPNRHRLRAVAPDEVFRPADVAAFLAPGTTWLPAPQHTLPALPGRPPMVGYLVLVPADQQPALTAAAAGAAQYVEPELLEDPGKRPVRIDSVQRTASVNGNPLDLTYLEFELLAHLVAHPNRVHTRDQLVTTVWGYGHVGDGRTVDVHVARLRRKLGVEHRRSIQTVRRVGYKYAP, encoded by the coding sequence ATGGCGAACACTCGTACCTACTCCACCGCAGCCGCTGCCAGCGCAGCGCAGGCGGCGACCGCTGCGGCCACCCCGCCCCGTCCGTCCTCCCCCAACCGGCACCGGCTGCGGGCCGTCGCGCCGGACGAGGTCTTCCGGCCGGCCGATGTGGCGGCGTTCCTGGCGCCGGGCACGACCTGGCTGCCCGCACCCCAGCACACCCTGCCGGCGCTGCCGGGCCGGCCGCCGATGGTCGGCTATCTGGTGCTCGTCCCCGCCGACCAGCAGCCGGCCCTCACCGCCGCGGCGGCCGGGGCCGCCCAGTACGTGGAGCCGGAACTGCTGGAGGACCCGGGGAAGCGGCCGGTGCGCATCGACTCCGTGCAGCGCACCGCCTCGGTGAACGGGAACCCGCTCGACCTCACGTACCTGGAGTTCGAGCTCCTCGCCCATCTGGTGGCGCACCCGAACCGGGTGCACACCCGCGACCAGCTGGTGACGACGGTCTGGGGCTACGGGCACGTGGGCGACGGGCGCACCGTCGATGTCCATGTCGCCCGGCTGCGCCGCAAGCTGGGCGTCGAGCACCGCCGGTCGATCCAGACGGTGCGGCGCGTCGGGTACAAGTACGCGCCGTGA
- a CDS encoding carboxymuconolactone decarboxylase family protein, translating into MSASVSPEHAPSPLFPDHSPETAPAASRPAMAAVTAKQGRLPAAVARLASSPELLNGFLRTSALFESTTLDPLSREVLIMTMAARNGCHLCVAMHTAKLTALDADSELIAALRGESPLPIPDERLEAVRQFTLAVIEASGAVDDDTLQSFLGHGYTSRNALEVVLGIGVYTMSTLANRMTAAPIDPQLARFA; encoded by the coding sequence ATGTCCGCGTCCGTCTCCCCCGAGCACGCCCCCTCCCCGCTCTTCCCCGATCACTCCCCCGAAACCGCTCCCGCCGCGTCCCGCCCCGCCATGGCGGCCGTGACGGCGAAGCAGGGCCGTCTCCCCGCCGCCGTCGCCCGGCTCGCCTCGTCACCGGAGCTGCTCAACGGTTTCCTGAGGACGAGCGCGCTCTTCGAGTCCACCACCCTGGACCCGCTCTCCCGGGAGGTCCTGATCATGACCATGGCCGCCCGCAACGGCTGCCACCTCTGTGTGGCGATGCACACCGCGAAGCTCACCGCACTCGACGCGGACAGCGAACTCATCGCGGCACTGCGCGGCGAGAGCCCCCTGCCGATTCCCGACGAACGACTCGAGGCGGTACGGCAGTTCACCCTCGCCGTGATCGAGGCGAGCGGGGCCGTGGACGACGACACGCTCCAGTCGTTCCTGGGCCACGGCTACACCTCGCGCAACGCGCTGGAAGTCGTCCTGGGGATCGGCGTCTACACCATGTCGACTCTGGCCAACCGGATGACAGCGGCCCCGATCGACCCCCAACTAGCCCGCTTTGCTTGA